GCGAAGGCCTGGCTATTGTAAAAGCATCCGACACCGCAAAAATGGCCGAGCTTGAAAAATGGGCCCCATTAAGTATTTCAACCGATCATGATGAATCGGAGAACTTCTTTGAATCAGCGCAGGGAAAGGCATACCTCACGCTCAAAAAATAATCACCAGGAATAATAGCCGCGCTGGTTTATTTTACATGCGCGGCTATTATTGTAAATTTGAATGATATGCTTAAACAGGATAAGGAACCCATTTTACAGCAAATAAAGCACTCCTGCTACATTACCAGGAGCAGGGAGGGCGAGCAGTTTGTGCCCGAGCATGTTTTTAGTTACCAGATAGCCGGCTCTATCCAGATAACCGACGGAGAGCATACTTATCATGTTAAAGAGGGGGATTTTAGGTTAAGCAAGCGCAATCATCTTATCAAATTTATAAAGTCGCCGCCACCCAATGGCGAGTACAGGGCTTTATCCATCTATCTCGACCAGCAAACCTTGCGTAATTTTAGTATGGAATACGGCCTGAAATCAGAAAAGCATGATACCGACGGCCCTTTTATTGCTTTAAAGCCCAACGCTTTGTATAAAAGCTTTATGGAATCACTGCTGCCTTACCAGCAAAGCGGGCATACCATTAGTAACGAGTTACAACGGTTAAAACTGCGCGAAGCTATATTGATATTATTGCAAGGCAATCCCGAACTTAAAGATGTGCTGTTTGATTTCAGCGAGCCTGGTAAAATAGACCTGGAAGGCTTTATGAACAAAAATTACCAGTTTAATGTAGAGCTAAAACGCTTTGCCTACTTAACAGGGCGTAGTTTGGCTACGTTTAAACGCGATTTTGAAAAAACGTTTCATACTACCCCCGGCAAATGGTTACAGCAGCGCAGGCTGCAACAAGCCCACTACCTGATTAAGCAGAAAAGGCAAGCCCCATCTGAGGTTTACCTCGAACTGGGTTTTGAAGACCTTTCGCACTTCTCGTTCGCGTTTAAAAAAGCATTTGGAGTAGCGCCTTCTAAGGTTTAAAATAAGCGTTCGGCAGCCAAAGTAACCGGTGGGTAATCAATTTGTATTGAGTTGTTTAAATAAATAAAAAAACTAATTTTTAACGTAACCATTACGTTTAGGTTCACGTACAAAAAGATGTAAAAGGTTAGTTATTTATTGGTTTGAATTTTTGTTTGAAAACTCCCGGCTGCCAACCGGGAGTTTTTTTTGTGATAGTAAATCACATTAAACGTTCATACCGCCTGATATCTCGATGCGTTGTGCATTTATCCAACGCGCATCCTCTGTGCACAAAAACGCTACTACGCCGCCAATATCATCGGGCACGCCAACACGGCCAAGGGCGGTTACACCGGCAATCATTTTGTTTACCTGCTCATTATCGCGCACCACGCCGCCGCCAAAATCAGTTTCAATGGCGCCAGGGGCCACGGTATTTACCGCTATGCCGCGGGCACCCAATTCTTTGGCCTGGTAACGGGTTAATACTTCAATAGCTCCCTTCATCGCTGCGTAAGCAGCATATCCCGGGTTACTGAAGCGGGCCAGCCCGCTTGATAGGTTGATAATACGGCCGCCATCATTAATCAGGGGCAGCGCTTTTTGGGTTAAAAAGAAAACCCCTTTTAAGTGTACGTTAACCAGCAAATCAAAGTCTTCTTCATTGGTATCGGCAAAGGGGGCATGTATACCAATTCCGGCATTGTTAATCAAAAAATCAAAATTGGCTGTGTTAAACTTATCCGTTAAAACCGTTTTTAATTGATTGAAAAAGCTATCGAAGCTTTTAACATTCCCGGCATCTAATTGCAGGGCAGCGGCTTTAACGCCCAGGTTTTCGACCTCGGCTACTACGGCCTGTGCTTCATCTTGTTTGCTGTGATACGTAAGTATTACGTTGATGCCTTTTTTGGCCAGGGCAAAAGCCATGTTTTTACCCAAACCACGGCTGCCGCCGGTAACAAGGGCTATTTTATTTGTTGGTTCCATTTGTGTGTTTTAATTTAACAGTACAAAGGTAACGCG
The genomic region above belongs to Mucilaginibacter sp. KACC 22773 and contains:
- a CDS encoding SDR family NAD(P)-dependent oxidoreductase; its protein translation is MEPTNKIALVTGGSRGLGKNMAFALAKKGINVILTYHSKQDEAQAVVAEVENLGVKAAALQLDAGNVKSFDSFFNQLKTVLTDKFNTANFDFLINNAGIGIHAPFADTNEEDFDLLVNVHLKGVFFLTQKALPLINDGGRIINLSSGLARFSNPGYAAYAAMKGAIEVLTRYQAKELGARGIAVNTVAPGAIETDFGGGVVRDNEQVNKMIAGVTALGRVGVPDDIGGVVAFLCTEDARWINAQRIEISGGMNV
- a CDS encoding helix-turn-helix domain-containing protein, yielding MLKQDKEPILQQIKHSCYITRSREGEQFVPEHVFSYQIAGSIQITDGEHTYHVKEGDFRLSKRNHLIKFIKSPPPNGEYRALSIYLDQQTLRNFSMEYGLKSEKHDTDGPFIALKPNALYKSFMESLLPYQQSGHTISNELQRLKLREAILILLQGNPELKDVLFDFSEPGKIDLEGFMNKNYQFNVELKRFAYLTGRSLATFKRDFEKTFHTTPGKWLQQRRLQQAHYLIKQKRQAPSEVYLELGFEDLSHFSFAFKKAFGVAPSKV